In one window of Hevea brasiliensis isolate MT/VB/25A 57/8 chromosome 10, ASM3005281v1, whole genome shotgun sequence DNA:
- the LOC110643552 gene encoding ras-related protein RABA1f, translating into MGAYRADEDYDYLFKVVLIGDSGVGKSNLLSRFTRNEFSLESKSTIGVEFATRSIHVDDKVVKAQIWDTAGQERYRAITSAYYRGAVGALLVYDVTRHVTFENVERWLKELRDHTDSNIVIMLVGNKADLRHLRAVTTEDAKAFAERENTFFMETSALESLNVENAFTEVLTQIYRVVSRKALEVGDDPAALPKGQTINVGKDDVSAMKKVGCCSA; encoded by the exons ATGGGGGCTTACAGGGCAGACGAGGACTATGACTACTTGTTCAAGGTGGTGTTAATAGGTGACTCTGGGGTTGGGAAATCCAATCTCTTGTCAAGATTCACGAGAAATGAATTCAGCCTGGAATCTAAATCCACCATCGGTGTTGAATTCGCCACTCGCAGCATCCACGTTGATGACAAGGTCGTCAAGGCCCAGATTTGGGACACTGCTGGCCAGGAAAG ATATCGCGCGATCACTAGTGCATACTATAGAGGAGCTGTTGGTGCCTTGCTTGTCTACGATGTCACTCGACATGTCACCTTTGAAAATGTGGAGAGATGGTTGAAGGAGCTTCGGGATCACACTGATTCCAACATCGTTATCATGCTTGTGGGAAACAAGGCAGATTTGAGGCACTTGCGTGCAGTTACAACTGAGGATGCCAAGGCATTTGCTGAGAGAGAAAACACTTTTTTTATGGAAACCTCTGCCCTAGAGTCCTTGAATGTTGAAAACGCCTTCACCGAAGTACTAACCCAGATATATCGTGTTGTCAGTCGGAAGGCTCTTGAGGTTGGGGATGATCCAGCAGCCTTGCCCAAGGGACAGACTATTAATGTTGGCAAAGATGATGTCTCAGCTATGAAAAAAGTTGGATGCTGCTCAGCATAG